The following are from one region of the Chlamydiota bacterium genome:
- a CDS encoding glycosyltransferase family 4 protein, translating to MHICLLTSSYPRFEGDIAGTFIRDLCRELVFRGFAFTVLVPADRASRRLPEEPGIAVTPFTYCIPRRLQRLAYGAGIEENLRLHPLRRLLIPPFAMTLITAAIREARRSDLLWSHWLFPAGFAGATAARLLGKPHLVTAHSAPPGMTLRLLRGAFGTTTRVAAVSAATRSRIAAPLGRAPADIPLAPMGVCKEFFSPRGGRAALRARERIGKKFVVLFTGRFVEIKGLDLLVRALAGLPDTLLVAAGDGPCRAEIERLARGLGVDMRFEGFVDRARRLDLLALCDIVAAPSRVLAGVRTEGMPVGVLEALAAGKPVVAAASGGLGELVADGVNGLLVPPGDEAALRTAVERLRGDRPLCDRLSEGARLSARPYAVAAVADRYAALLRECRRCTERTE from the coding sequence ATGCACATCTGCCTCCTCACCTCCTCCTACCCGCGCTTCGAAGGGGATATCGCCGGCACCTTCATCCGCGACCTCTGCCGGGAGCTCGTCTTTCGGGGATTCGCCTTCACCGTCCTGGTCCCCGCGGACCGCGCATCCAGGCGCCTTCCCGAAGAGCCCGGGATCGCCGTGACGCCGTTCACGTACTGCATCCCCCGCCGTCTCCAGCGCCTCGCCTACGGGGCTGGGATCGAGGAGAACCTCCGCCTGCACCCGCTTCGTCGCCTCCTCATCCCCCCGTTCGCCATGACCTTGATCACCGCGGCGATCCGGGAAGCGCGGCGGAGCGACCTCCTCTGGTCGCACTGGCTTTTCCCCGCCGGGTTCGCCGGGGCTACGGCGGCGCGCCTCCTGGGCAAACCCCATCTCGTCACAGCCCATTCCGCCCCCCCCGGTATGACGCTCCGCCTCCTCCGGGGGGCGTTCGGAACCACGACGCGGGTCGCCGCGGTGAGCGCGGCGACCCGCTCCCGGATCGCGGCGCCGCTCGGGCGCGCGCCCGCCGACATCCCCCTCGCCCCGATGGGCGTGTGCAAGGAGTTCTTCTCTCCGCGCGGCGGGCGCGCGGCGCTCAGGGCGCGCGAACGGATCGGCAAGAAATTCGTCGTCCTCTTCACCGGGCGGTTCGTGGAGATCAAAGGGCTCGACCTGCTCGTGCGGGCGCTCGCGGGGCTCCCCGATACCCTCCTCGTCGCCGCGGGGGACGGACCGTGCCGCGCGGAAATCGAACGGCTCGCGCGCGGTCTGGGCGTCGACATGCGCTTCGAGGGGTTCGTCGACAGGGCGCGCAGGCTTGATTTGCTCGCCCTCTGTGATATAGTGGCGGCGCCCTCGCGCGTGCTCGCGGGAGTGAGGACCGAGGGGATGCCGGTCGGCGTGCTCGAGGCGCTCGCCGCGGGGAAACCGGTCGTCGCCGCCGCGTCGGGGGGGCTCGGCGAGCTTGTCGCGGACGGGGTGAACGGCCTCCTCGTGCCGCCGGGCGACGAGGCGGCCCTCAGGACGGCCGTCGAGAGACTCCGGGGAGACCGCCCCCTGTGCGACCGGCTCTCGGAGGGCGCCCGCCTCTCCGCGCGTCCCTATGCCGTCGCCGCAGTCGCGGACCGGTACGCGGCGTTATTGAGGGAATGCAGGCGCTGCACTGAAAGGACGGAATGA
- a CDS encoding oligosaccharide flippase family protein, translating into MSMRTEEPHPPASTAGSKTPGGASAGRGVAFLSLSKGWFMVAGYAGVFGLTRLLPKEQYGVYAVVAGIVSILGDVLIRGTIQAVSRFAAGDPSRAESVKRAALRLQCLLGGGLFAAYYLLSPLIARFLHDPSLVGPLRVSSLIVLSYSFYPVYVGFLNGLRRFLLQASLDMTFSTMKLGLMLVFAAAGFGAAGALGGFGLAAFLILLVAMGFSPAVAPRGRFPLAPLFSFQLFIVVFTVLSNLLLKTDLLLLKRLSSPAEANTLAAFYAAAQQLAFIPYQAIVSVTFVIFPLVSGLTALGDAGRVRGYIREALRYSLMLTGLIAVLFSANAPATIRLLFPAGYEAGAGALSVLVFGVVFFSLFLVAATAISGSGRPGLSVLVGLGTLALDVLLNAWLIPVHGIRGAAVATTLAMATGMCAAWGCLRLRFGPCLPILSAARVAAAGAAVYFASGLLPASGIYLAGSFAALAALYLLLLVALRELGAADLARVRKAAGLG; encoded by the coding sequence ATGTCGATGCGCACCGAAGAGCCACACCCCCCGGCCTCGACCGCCGGATCGAAGACGCCGGGCGGCGCCTCGGCGGGGCGGGGGGTCGCCTTCCTCTCCCTCTCGAAGGGCTGGTTCATGGTCGCCGGCTACGCCGGCGTCTTCGGCCTCACCCGGCTCCTCCCGAAGGAGCAGTACGGCGTCTACGCGGTCGTGGCGGGCATCGTCTCGATCCTCGGCGACGTGCTGATCCGCGGGACGATACAGGCGGTTTCGCGCTTCGCCGCCGGGGATCCGTCGCGCGCGGAGTCCGTCAAACGGGCGGCGCTCAGGCTTCAGTGCCTCCTCGGGGGGGGCCTCTTCGCCGCCTACTACCTCCTCTCTCCCCTGATCGCCCGTTTTTTGCACGACCCCTCCCTCGTCGGCCCGCTCCGGGTCTCGTCGCTGATCGTGCTCTCCTACTCGTTCTACCCGGTCTACGTCGGTTTTCTGAACGGCCTGCGGAGATTTCTCCTCCAGGCGTCTCTGGACATGACCTTCTCCACGATGAAGCTTGGCCTGATGCTCGTGTTCGCCGCGGCCGGCTTCGGGGCGGCCGGGGCGCTCGGCGGCTTCGGCCTGGCCGCGTTCCTGATCCTCCTCGTCGCGATGGGATTCTCCCCCGCCGTGGCGCCGCGCGGCCGGTTCCCCCTCGCGCCGCTCTTCTCGTTCCAGCTCTTCATCGTCGTCTTCACGGTCCTGAGCAACCTGCTGCTCAAGACGGACCTGCTCCTCCTCAAGCGCCTCTCCTCCCCCGCGGAGGCCAACACGCTCGCCGCCTTCTACGCGGCCGCCCAGCAGCTCGCCTTCATTCCCTACCAGGCGATCGTCTCGGTCACCTTCGTCATCTTCCCGCTCGTTTCGGGCCTCACCGCGCTCGGGGACGCGGGGCGGGTGCGGGGGTATATACGGGAGGCGCTCCGGTACAGCCTGATGCTCACCGGTCTCATCGCGGTGCTCTTCTCCGCGAACGCCCCCGCGACCATACGCCTCCTCTTCCCCGCGGGATACGAGGCAGGCGCCGGGGCGCTCTCCGTGCTCGTCTTCGGCGTGGTCTTCTTCTCCCTCTTCCTCGTGGCGGCGACCGCCATCTCCGGGAGCGGCCGCCCCGGCCTCTCCGTCCTCGTCGGGCTGGGCACGCTCGCCCTCGACGTCCTGCTCAACGCCTGGCTGATCCCCGTGCACGGCATCCGCGGCGCGGCGGTCGCGACCACGCTCGCGATGGCGACGGGGATGTGCGCGGCCTGGGGCTGTCTGCGTCTGCGTTTCGGCCCCTGTCTCCCGATCCTATCCGCCGCGCGCGTGGCGGCCGCGGGGGCGGCGGTCTATTTTGCCTCGGGGCTGCTGCCCGCCTCGGGGATCTATCTCGCGGGCAGCTTCGCCGCGCTCGCCGCCCTGTACCTCCTCCTGCTTGTCGCCCTGCGGGAGCTCGGGGCCGCGGACCTCGCCCGGGTGAGGAAGGCGGCCGGGCTGGGGTGA
- a CDS encoding glycosyltransferase gives MKLSVVIPAYNEICTIVELLRRVKAVPIEKQIVVVDDCSIDGTREELSRIAAADPSITLVLHDRNLGKGAALRTGFRHATGDILIVQDADLEYYPEEYPKLIEPIVGGKADVVYGSRFLGTHRVFMFSHYLGNKLLNLCTNILYNCIFTDMETCYKAFRREVLEGMRLRSDSFGFEPEFTANVMKRGYKVYEVPISYDGRSYTEGKKITWRDGFVALWWLIRCRFEPLDIGRETLVRMEKVRRYNDWIHEQVRPFLGRRILEAGAGIGNITRKLLGRELVIASDVSEGHLQTLRTRFVGSPRLRIIPLDLDRCGADALAGERIDTVLCLNVLEHVGDDARALRFFRELLVPGGRLVLLVPACPSLYSRIDAGLEHHRRYGRAELCSKMEEAGFRVERIGFLNLLGAVGWFVNGKILRRKMLPKNQLAFFDLLVPFLRFERRLRIPFGLSLLAVGRKE, from the coding sequence ATGAAGCTCTCCGTGGTGATCCCGGCCTACAACGAGATCTGCACCATCGTCGAGCTCCTCCGCAGGGTGAAGGCCGTCCCGATCGAAAAGCAGATCGTCGTCGTCGACGACTGCTCCATCGACGGGACGCGAGAGGAGCTCTCCCGCATCGCCGCGGCCGACCCCTCGATCACCCTCGTGTTGCACGACCGGAACCTCGGCAAGGGCGCGGCCCTGCGGACCGGCTTCAGGCACGCGACGGGGGATATCCTCATCGTGCAGGACGCCGACCTCGAATACTACCCCGAGGAGTACCCGAAGCTGATCGAACCGATCGTCGGCGGGAAGGCGGACGTGGTCTACGGCTCCCGCTTCCTCGGCACGCACCGCGTCTTCATGTTCTCCCACTACCTCGGCAACAAGCTGCTGAACCTCTGCACCAACATCCTCTACAACTGCATCTTCACCGACATGGAGACCTGCTACAAGGCGTTCCGCAGGGAGGTCCTGGAGGGGATGCGCCTCCGCTCCGACAGCTTCGGTTTCGAGCCGGAATTCACCGCCAACGTGATGAAGCGCGGCTACAAGGTCTACGAGGTCCCGATCTCGTACGACGGCAGGTCGTACACGGAGGGGAAGAAGATCACCTGGCGGGACGGCTTCGTCGCCCTCTGGTGGCTCATCCGCTGCCGTTTCGAGCCGCTCGACATCGGGCGGGAGACGCTTGTCAGGATGGAGAAGGTGCGGCGCTACAACGACTGGATCCACGAGCAGGTGCGCCCGTTCCTCGGGCGGCGCATCCTCGAGGCGGGAGCGGGGATCGGCAACATCACGCGCAAGCTCCTCGGCCGCGAGCTGGTGATCGCCTCCGACGTCTCGGAGGGCCACCTCCAGACGCTGCGCACCCGCTTCGTCGGGAGCCCCCGCCTGAGGATCATCCCGCTCGACCTCGACCGCTGCGGCGCGGACGCGCTCGCCGGCGAGAGGATCGACACCGTGCTCTGCCTCAACGTCCTCGAGCATGTCGGGGACGACGCCCGCGCCCTCCGGTTCTTCCGAGAGCTGCTCGTGCCCGGGGGGCGGCTCGTGCTCCTCGTCCCCGCCTGCCCGTCGCTCTACTCGAGGATCGACGCCGGGCTCGAGCACCACCGGCGCTACGGCCGCGCGGAGCTCTGCAGCAAAATGGAGGAGGCGGGTTTCCGCGTCGAGCGGATCGGGTTCCTCAACCTCCTCGGGGCGGTCGGGTGGTTCGTGAACGGGAAGATACTGAGAAGGAAAATGCTGCCGAAGAACCAGCTCGCCTTCTTCGACCTGCTCGTCCCGTTCCTCCGGTTCGAGCGGCGCCTGAGGATCCCGTTCGGCCTCTCCCTGCTGGCGGTGGGCAGGAAGGAGTAG
- a CDS encoding class I SAM-dependent methyltransferase → MKRSADYYDAFSDGYERGRDRGYHAMIDALETETVLPHAAAGRVLEAGCGTGLILERLGGAGAELFGADLSQGMLRRAAARGFRVARADLCALPFRNDSFDAVYSFKVLAHVREIRRAMEEMARVTRPGGLVLAEFYNRLSLRHLVRVLKGARRIARDTTDREVYTRYDGWREILSMAPPGCRIEAVRGVRIWTLLPFLLRVPLLGRALEALERRSCDGPLRRFAGFVILVLRKKADP, encoded by the coding sequence ATGAAGCGCAGCGCTGACTACTACGACGCCTTCAGCGACGGCTACGAACGGGGGCGCGACCGCGGCTACCACGCGATGATTGACGCCCTCGAGACGGAGACAGTCCTCCCGCACGCCGCGGCGGGACGCGTGCTGGAGGCGGGCTGCGGCACCGGCCTCATTCTCGAGCGGCTGGGCGGGGCGGGGGCGGAGCTGTTCGGGGCGGACCTTTCGCAGGGGATGCTGCGCCGGGCGGCCGCCCGCGGGTTCAGGGTCGCCCGGGCGGATCTGTGCGCCCTGCCGTTCCGAAACGACAGCTTCGACGCGGTCTACTCGTTCAAGGTGCTCGCCCATGTGCGGGAGATCCGCCGCGCGATGGAGGAGATGGCGCGCGTCACGCGCCCGGGCGGGCTCGTGTTGGCCGAGTTCTACAACCGTTTGTCGCTCCGGCACCTCGTGCGGGTCCTCAAGGGGGCGCGCCGGATCGCCCGCGACACGACCGACCGCGAGGTCTACACCCGCTACGACGGGTGGAGGGAGATCCTCTCGATGGCGCCTCCCGGGTGCCGGATCGAGGCGGTGCGGGGCGTGCGGATATGGACCCTCCTCCCGTTCCTGCTGCGGGTCCCGCTTCTGGGGAGGGCGCTGGAGGCGCTCGAGCGCCGGAGCTGCGACGGGCCGCTCAGACGGTTCGCGGGATTTGTGATCCTGGTGCTGAGGAAGAAGGCGGACCCCTAA
- a CDS encoding glycosyltransferase family 2 protein has protein sequence MYRGMRIAAVVPAHNEERLIERVVGGMPPFVDRIVVVDDGSTDATAARAAARADKRLLLVRHAKRRGVGAAIRTGYRKAIECGAAVAVVMPGDAQADPADLPRLLDPVAVGGADYSKGNRLADPILARPMPPVRRFGNRLLSALTRLAVGHPGIRDSQCGYTAAGPAALRALADLPYRDGYGYPNEMLCGLVLRGLTIVEVPVKAVYADETSGIWIPSYAVKMAFILARCAVRRMLSGFLRGAARPPGKEGPEPNSHI, from the coding sequence ATGTACCGGGGGATGCGGATCGCGGCGGTCGTGCCGGCGCACAACGAGGAACGCCTCATCGAGAGGGTCGTCGGCGGGATGCCGCCGTTCGTGGACCGTATCGTCGTCGTGGACGACGGCTCGACCGATGCGACGGCGGCCCGGGCGGCCGCGCGCGCGGACAAACGCCTCCTGCTCGTCCGGCACGCAAAACGGCGCGGCGTCGGGGCGGCCATCCGGACCGGCTATCGAAAGGCGATCGAGTGCGGAGCCGCCGTCGCCGTCGTGATGCCGGGCGACGCGCAGGCGGACCCGGCCGATCTCCCTCGCCTCCTCGACCCGGTCGCCGTGGGCGGGGCCGACTACAGCAAGGGGAACCGCCTCGCCGATCCGATCCTGGCGCGCCCGATGCCGCCGGTGAGGCGGTTCGGCAACCGTCTCCTGAGCGCCCTCACGCGCCTCGCCGTGGGGCACCCGGGGATACGGGACTCTCAGTGCGGGTACACCGCCGCGGGCCCGGCGGCGCTGCGGGCGTTGGCCGACCTTCCGTACCGCGACGGCTACGGGTACCCGAATGAGATGCTCTGCGGACTCGTCCTGCGCGGCCTTACAATCGTCGAGGTGCCGGTCAAGGCGGTCTACGCGGACGAGACGTCCGGGATATGGATCCCCTCCTACGCCGTCAAGATGGCGTTTATCCTGGCTCGGTGCGCCGTCCGGAGGATGCTGAGCGGCTTCCTCCGGGGGGCCGCCCGCCCGCCCGGAAAAGAGGGCCCGGAACCGAATTCTCATATCTGA
- a CDS encoding glycosyltransferase family 4 protein, with protein sequence MNRSPRADRGREIAIVSKPLAPPWNDSGKNLARDIVTHLPGERFRVFVPRNTTLGLPHAAEEAIYRDAGSFAPALSENLRLFARLLLRGPRPSLFHFFFAPNPRSSAAARLLRRRWRVPCVQNVSSEPKEGVDVAPLIFGDRVVVHSEHTKKRLEACGVRGIRRIYPGIDFPAEPGPDAAGRARALAGASGGPVILYPGDYRFSGAIPALIAAIPAVLKRQPAARFVLACRIKVPDDREFERRMIEELEAAGTRGAVAIVNNVPDFAALVAVSDIAVFPASSLYAKMDIPLALLICLAMGTPLVLSDFGPLREILSRPAGMVVPRGSAEALARAILEILGDRDRLRLMGGEGRRLARERFDVRHAAAEYGNLYRELRDEAQR encoded by the coding sequence ATGAACAGGAGCCCCCGGGCGGACCGCGGCCGCGAGATCGCGATCGTCTCCAAGCCGCTCGCCCCGCCCTGGAACGACAGCGGCAAGAACCTCGCCCGCGACATCGTCACCCACCTTCCCGGCGAGCGGTTCAGGGTCTTCGTTCCGCGCAACACGACGCTCGGACTGCCGCACGCCGCGGAGGAGGCGATCTACCGCGACGCCGGGTCGTTCGCCCCCGCCCTCTCCGAGAACCTCCGCCTCTTCGCGCGTCTCCTCCTCCGGGGCCCGCGCCCCTCCCTCTTCCACTTCTTCTTCGCCCCCAACCCCAGAAGCTCCGCAGCCGCGCGGCTGCTCAGGCGCCGATGGCGGGTGCCCTGCGTCCAGAACGTCTCCAGCGAGCCGAAGGAGGGGGTGGATGTCGCCCCGCTCATCTTCGGGGACCGAGTCGTCGTCCACTCGGAGCACACGAAGAAACGGCTCGAGGCGTGCGGGGTGCGCGGCATCAGGCGGATCTACCCGGGGATCGACTTCCCCGCGGAGCCGGGGCCCGACGCCGCCGGGCGCGCCCGTGCGCTCGCCGGAGCCTCGGGGGGACCGGTCATCCTCTACCCGGGCGACTATCGCTTCTCGGGGGCGATCCCCGCCCTCATCGCGGCGATCCCCGCGGTGTTGAAGCGCCAGCCGGCGGCGCGGTTCGTCCTCGCCTGCCGGATCAAGGTGCCCGACGACAGGGAGTTCGAGCGGCGGATGATCGAAGAGCTCGAGGCGGCGGGGACGCGCGGGGCGGTGGCGATCGTGAACAACGTCCCGGACTTCGCCGCCCTGGTCGCGGTCTCCGACATCGCGGTCTTCCCCGCCTCGTCGCTCTACGCCAAGATGGACATCCCGCTCGCGCTGCTCATCTGCCTGGCGATGGGCACGCCCCTCGTCCTCTCCGATTTCGGCCCCCTCCGGGAGATCCTCTCGCGCCCCGCGGGGATGGTCGTGCCGCGGGGCTCCGCCGAGGCGCTCGCCCGCGCGATACTCGAGATCCTCGGCGACCGCGACCGGCTGCGCCTGATGGGCGGGGAGGGGCGGCGGCTCGCGCGGGAGCGGTTCGACGTACGGCACGCCGCCGCGGAGTACGGAAACCTCTACCGGGAGCTCAGGGATGAAGCGCAGCGCTGA
- a CDS encoding glycosyltransferase family 39 protein, with the protein MPSLPAHPFDTLLYIQAVLLGVQLLGSGRASPRPILLTAILACATVGQSLVYPPASSHPVLGAWLLAASVLATMLLFLRAPASDGGGGAPRSIPRAVLPWVFALLMALSLFLRLYRYADAIPGLDIDESVKARVGIEIAEGTLSYRPFFHLRESFYFYLVAAAFKLFGVSIPVLRSVSLVNGMLMLVVLFFFTRRLFGDYPAIAATFLLSFSLWHNVISKIAERLGLAPQFQLLVLWLLYLSYRTGRWYHFLLCGACLALGFFGYPPFRAVPVSVALILAYILLADPGFYRRRLPHLALGAAAFLAVSLVPLGKDWARWPDYYLTKKHLGYTVDPSVKDWAEFKKNLPFLLQTWNRSTAPYGTPRPYENVPLLSPTVGILFLVGLGYSLSRLRELPYYMVTVSFFAGLIPGLLAWPFERRLVCATVMTFIFAGIALALLDRTFCAFSRRAAAICFTAALLLLGRENWNVLAARFYPWDTYAATTLPYAYAARMADNYFIYFDGPGFNVNSYIVHRHGALVPGHRHEITPHLLGELKQTRLEDALPLKESHGKDACLILADPSRRETVTRLVRRHHPDAILERHRDARGREVFCSFLIPRASLEPSMEDESR; encoded by the coding sequence ATGCCGAGTCTGCCTGCGCATCCGTTTGACACGCTCCTGTACATCCAGGCCGTTCTCCTGGGGGTGCAGCTTCTGGGCTCCGGGAGGGCCTCCCCCCGTCCGATCCTGCTTACGGCCATCCTGGCCTGCGCCACCGTCGGCCAGTCGCTCGTCTACCCGCCCGCGTCGTCGCACCCGGTCCTCGGCGCCTGGCTGCTCGCGGCCTCCGTCCTCGCCACGATGCTCCTCTTTTTGCGCGCCCCCGCCTCGGACGGCGGGGGGGGGGCGCCCCGATCCATCCCCCGGGCGGTCCTGCCCTGGGTCTTCGCCCTCCTGATGGCGCTCTCCCTCTTCCTCCGCCTCTACCGGTACGCCGACGCCATCCCCGGCCTCGACATCGACGAATCGGTGAAGGCGCGGGTGGGGATCGAGATCGCCGAGGGGACGCTTTCGTACCGCCCGTTCTTCCATCTGAGGGAGTCGTTCTACTTCTATCTCGTGGCCGCGGCGTTCAAGCTGTTCGGCGTCTCCATCCCCGTCCTCCGCTCCGTCTCGCTCGTCAACGGCATGCTGATGCTCGTCGTGCTTTTCTTCTTCACGAGGCGGCTCTTCGGCGACTACCCCGCGATCGCGGCGACCTTCCTCCTCTCCTTCTCGCTCTGGCACAACGTGATCAGCAAGATCGCGGAGCGCCTCGGCCTCGCCCCGCAGTTCCAGCTCCTGGTGCTCTGGCTGCTGTACCTCTCGTACCGGACCGGGCGCTGGTATCATTTCCTTCTCTGCGGGGCCTGCCTTGCGCTCGGCTTCTTCGGCTACCCCCCGTTCAGGGCCGTCCCCGTCTCCGTCGCCCTGATCCTCGCCTACATCCTCCTGGCCGACCCCGGCTTTTACCGCCGCCGCCTCCCGCACCTCGCGCTGGGGGCCGCGGCGTTCCTCGCCGTCAGCCTCGTTCCGCTGGGGAAGGACTGGGCGCGCTGGCCCGACTACTACCTCACCAAGAAGCACCTCGGCTACACCGTCGACCCGTCGGTCAAGGACTGGGCGGAGTTCAAGAAGAACCTCCCGTTTCTGCTGCAGACCTGGAACCGGTCCACCGCCCCGTACGGCACCCCGCGCCCCTACGAGAACGTACCGCTGCTCAGCCCCACCGTGGGCATCCTCTTCCTCGTCGGGCTCGGGTACAGCCTCTCGCGGCTGCGGGAGCTTCCCTACTACATGGTCACCGTCTCCTTCTTCGCGGGGCTGATCCCCGGCCTCCTCGCGTGGCCGTTCGAGAGGCGCCTCGTCTGCGCGACCGTCATGACCTTCATCTTCGCCGGAATCGCGCTGGCCCTGCTCGACCGCACGTTCTGCGCCTTCTCCCGCCGCGCGGCGGCAATCTGTTTCACCGCGGCGCTCCTCCTCCTCGGCAGGGAGAACTGGAACGTGCTGGCCGCGCGCTTCTACCCGTGGGACACCTACGCGGCCACCACCCTGCCGTACGCCTATGCCGCCCGGATGGCGGACAACTACTTCATCTACTTCGACGGGCCCGGCTTCAACGTGAACAGCTACATCGTCCACCGGCACGGCGCGCTGGTACCGGGCCACAGGCACGAGATCACCCCGCACCTCCTGGGGGAGCTGAAGCAGACGCGGCTTGAGGACGCGCTCCCCCTGAAGGAATCCCACGGCAAGGACGCCTGCCTCATCCTCGCCGACCCGTCGCGGCGGGAGACGGTCACGCGCCTGGTGCGGCGCCACCATCCCGACGCGATCCTGGAACGGCATCGCGACGCCCGGGGAAGGGAGGTGTTCTGCTCCTTCCTGATCCCGCGCGCGTCGCTGGAGCCGTCCATGGAGGACGAGTCCCGATGA